Proteins encoded in a region of the Eulemur rufifrons isolate Redbay chromosome 15, OSU_ERuf_1, whole genome shotgun sequence genome:
- the THEMIS gene encoding protein THEMIS isoform X4 produces MEEITRTIHIGTSRLGHPCFYHQKDIKLQNLIIKQGEQIMLNSVEEIDGEIRVNCGVVRNHQNHSFTLPLSQEGEFYECEDEHIYTLKEIVEWKIPKNRTRTVKLTDFSNKWDSTNPFPKDFCGTLILKPVYEIQGVMKFRKDIVRILPSLDVEVKDITDSYDANWFLQLLSTEDLFEMTSKEFPIVAEVIEAPQGSQLPRNILQPGKTIVVHKKFQASRILASEIRSNFPKRHFLIPTSYKGKFKRRPREFPTAYDLEIAKSEKEPLHVVATKAFHPPHDELSSVSVGDQFLVHHSETTEVLYEGIKKVVNVLACEKILKKSYEPALLPLYMEGGFVEVIHDKKQYQISELCKQFRLPFNVKVSVRDLSIEEDILAATPGLQLEEDITDSYLLISDFANPRECWEIPVGRLSMTVQLVSNLSRDTGSFLVRTLVEEITEEQYYMMRRYESSVSHPPPRPPKHPSVEETKLTLLTSAEERPVDLPKSPKSHHVHISKKLHSNQAGLGSTVPVGCQNDLADDNKRINRGASAVAEIFKNEKHQK; encoded by the exons ATGGAAGAAATTACAAGGACCATTCATATTGGAACAAGTAGACTAGGGCATCCTTGCTTCTATCATCAGAAGGATATAAAACTACAGAATCTCATCATAAAGCAGGGGGAGCAAATCATGCTCAACTCAGTTGAAGAGATTGACGGAGAAATAAGGGTGAACTGTGGAGTAGTAAGGAACCACCAAAATCACTCATTTACCCTGCCTTTGTCACAAGAAGGAGAATTCTATGAGTGTGAAGATGAACATATTTATACGCTAAAGGAGATTGTCGAATGGAAGATTCCCAAGAACAGAACGCGAACTGTGAAACTTacagatttttcaaataaatgggaCTCAACAAATCCATTTCCTAAAGACTTTTGTGGTACTCTGATTCTCAAGCCTGTTTATGAAATTCAAGGTGTGATGAAAT ttcGAAAGGATATAGTCCGCATCCTCCCCAGTTTAGATGTTGAAGTCAAAGACATTACTGACTCTTATGATGCTAACTGGTTTCTTCAGCTGTTATCTACAGAAGATCTTTTTGAAATGACCAGCAAAGAGTTCCCCATAGTGGCTGAAGTTATAGAAGCACCTCAGGGAAGCCAGCTGCCCAGAAATATTTTACAGCCTGGGAAAACCATCGTGGTTCACAAAAAGTTCCAGGCATCAAGGATCTTAGCTTCTGAAATTAGAAGCAATTTCCCTAAAAGACACTTCTTGATCCCCACTAGCTATAAAGGCAAATTCAAGCGGAGGCCTCGGGAGTTCCCAACGGCCTATGACCTAGAGATAGCTAAGAGTGAAAAGGAGCCTCTTCACGTGGTGGCCACCAAAGCCTTTCATCCCCCTCATGACGAGTTGTCATCTGTATCTGTCGGGGACCAGTTTCTAGTGCATCACTCAGAGACTACGGAAGTCCTTTATGAGGGAATAAAAAAGGTGGTGAATGTTCTGGCCTgtgaaaaaatcctcaaaaaatccTATGAGCCCGCACTGCTCCCTTTGTACATGGAAGGAGGTTTTGTAGAGGTGATTCATGACAAGAAACAGTACCAGATTTCTGAGCTCTGTAAACAGTTCCGCTTGCCCTTCAATGTGAAGGTATCTGTGAGAGATCTTTCCATTGAAGAGGACATTTTGGCTGCTACACCAGGACTGCAGTTGGAGGAGGATATCACGGATTCTTACCTACTCATCAGTGATTTTGCCAACCCCAGGGAGTGCTGGGAAATCCCCGTTGGACGCTTGAGTATGACTGTTCAGTTAGTTAGTAATTTGTCTAGGGACACAGGATCATTTCTAGTCAGAACTCTGGTGGAAGAGATCACTGAAGAACAATATTACATGATGCGGAGATATGAGAGCTCTGTCTCACACCCcccacctcgccctcccaaaCATCCCTCAGTGGAGGAGACAAAGTTAACCCTGCTAACCTCAGCAGAAGAAAGGCCAGTGGATCTGCCTAAATCTCCCAAG